From one Salinibacterium hongtaonis genomic stretch:
- a CDS encoding NAD+ synthase: MGRLRLALAQTNPVLGDLAANSRQILDAARQAAAQGADLMITGEMAVTGYPIEDLAQRPSFLVASLDATRTLAKQLLDEGLGDLVVIVGHPDGPHEPRLLGTSNAPTAIAHNSASVLQHGHIKATYAKHHLPNYSVFDEYRIFIPGDELLVARVNGIDVAIVICEDLWRDGGPVSRVLEADAGVLAVLNGSPFERDKDEVRLPLATRRAIETDTIVAYVNLVGGQDDLVFDGDSVVVDGHGTILARAPQFREHVLVVDVDAADATDTDLPDNVRRIDLTTRNHPKPDLAPDVAELPDDREQLWNALVLGLRDYVKKNRFASVALGLSGGIDSAVCAVLAADAIGAEHVYAVSMPSRYSSDHSRSDADDLAERVGIHYTTEPIADLVMPFENELGLTGLASENLQARVRGVILMGLSNMNGHLVLTTGNKTELAVGYSTIYGDSVGGFAPIKDVPKTLVWELARWRNEFAASRGEIEPIPENSISKPPSAELSPGQVDQDSLPPYDVLDAILDAYVGQKLGAEDVVQLGFDRATVDEVTRLVDRAEWKRRQGAIGPKISGMAFGRDRRLPVTYRPTRNI, from the coding sequence ATGGGACGACTTCGCTTAGCACTGGCGCAGACCAATCCGGTACTCGGCGACCTCGCCGCGAACAGCCGGCAGATCCTCGATGCCGCACGGCAGGCCGCGGCCCAGGGCGCTGATCTGATGATCACGGGAGAGATGGCAGTTACCGGCTACCCGATCGAGGATCTCGCCCAGAGGCCCAGCTTTTTGGTGGCATCCCTCGACGCGACTCGCACGCTCGCCAAGCAGCTGCTCGACGAGGGACTCGGCGACCTTGTCGTCATCGTCGGGCACCCCGACGGCCCCCACGAACCCCGCCTGCTCGGCACAAGCAATGCTCCGACAGCGATTGCCCACAATTCTGCGAGCGTGCTTCAGCACGGCCACATTAAGGCCACCTACGCCAAGCACCACCTGCCCAACTACTCCGTCTTCGACGAATACCGCATCTTCATCCCGGGTGACGAGCTGTTGGTAGCTCGAGTCAACGGCATCGACGTTGCGATCGTCATCTGCGAAGACCTTTGGCGAGACGGCGGACCCGTTTCGCGGGTGCTTGAGGCCGATGCGGGCGTGCTCGCCGTGCTCAACGGCTCACCGTTTGAGCGAGACAAAGATGAGGTGCGCCTGCCCCTCGCGACTCGTCGCGCCATCGAAACCGACACGATCGTGGCATACGTAAATCTCGTCGGCGGCCAGGACGACCTGGTCTTCGACGGAGACAGCGTCGTGGTCGACGGCCACGGCACCATCCTGGCTCGCGCTCCTCAGTTTCGCGAGCACGTGCTCGTGGTGGATGTTGATGCGGCAGACGCGACCGACACCGATCTGCCCGACAACGTTCGCCGCATCGACCTCACAACGCGCAACCACCCGAAACCTGACCTCGCCCCGGATGTCGCCGAGCTACCCGACGACCGCGAACAGCTTTGGAACGCTCTCGTTCTTGGACTGCGCGACTATGTGAAGAAGAATCGGTTCGCGAGCGTGGCGCTCGGCCTCTCTGGCGGCATCGACTCCGCCGTGTGTGCCGTTCTCGCCGCCGACGCCATCGGGGCAGAGCACGTCTACGCAGTCTCTATGCCCAGTCGCTACTCCTCGGACCACTCTCGGTCTGACGCAGACGACCTCGCCGAGCGAGTCGGCATCCACTACACGACCGAGCCGATCGCCGACCTGGTGATGCCATTCGAAAACGAGCTGGGGCTCACGGGGCTCGCCTCAGAGAACCTCCAGGCCAGGGTTCGCGGTGTGATTCTGATGGGCCTCTCCAACATGAATGGTCACCTCGTGCTCACCACGGGAAACAAGACCGAACTGGCAGTCGGGTATTCCACGATCTATGGCGATTCGGTGGGCGGATTCGCGCCCATCAAAGACGTTCCGAAGACGCTGGTGTGGGAGCTCGCTCGGTGGCGCAACGAGTTCGCTGCCTCGCGAGGAGAGATCGAACCCATCCCCGAGAACTCGATCAGCAAGCCGCCGTCGGCCGAACTCAGCCCGGGCCAGGTCGACCAGGATTCCCTGCCCCCGTACGACGTACTTGACGCGATTCTCGACGCATATGTCGGTCAGAAACTCGGCGCGGAGGACGTTGTTCAGCTCGGATTTGATCGCGCGACTGTCGACGAGGTGACGCGTCTTGTCGACCGCGCAGAGTGGAAGCGACGGCAGGGAGCAATCGGTCCGAAAATCTCGGGCATGGCCTTCGGCCGAGACCGACGACTCCCGGTCACCTACCGACCGACCCGAAACATCTGA
- the panB gene encoding 3-methyl-2-oxobutanoate hydroxymethyltransferase: MNDSDAAAAQAALKRVRTRHFQSAKENGIPITGLTSYDVQTAGIFDQAGIDFLLVGDSAGNTVFGYDTTLPVTIDELIPLTRAVASAATRAFVIADLPFGSYEVGAEEALHSAIRFMKETHAHAVKLEGGVRSAEQIRRIVEAGIPVMGHVGFTPQSEHGLGGHMIQGRGDQLDKLLADAHAVEDAGAFAVVLEMVPADAAAHVTKELRIPTIGVGAGPHVDGQLLVWTDWAGLTAGRIPKFVRQYADLRGILTEAALAFRADVADGTYPGPEHSY; encoded by the coding sequence ATGAATGATTCCGATGCTGCCGCTGCGCAGGCGGCTCTCAAGCGCGTACGCACCCGCCACTTTCAGTCGGCGAAGGAGAACGGGATCCCCATCACGGGGCTCACAAGCTACGACGTGCAGACGGCCGGAATTTTCGATCAGGCGGGCATCGACTTTCTCCTCGTCGGCGACTCCGCCGGCAACACAGTGTTCGGGTACGACACCACTCTGCCCGTCACGATCGACGAACTGATCCCCCTCACTAGAGCCGTTGCCTCAGCCGCGACGCGGGCCTTCGTCATCGCCGATCTGCCCTTCGGTTCGTACGAGGTCGGGGCCGAAGAGGCTCTGCACTCCGCGATTCGGTTCATGAAAGAGACCCATGCCCACGCCGTGAAGCTTGAGGGCGGCGTGCGAAGCGCAGAACAGATCCGTCGCATCGTTGAGGCCGGAATCCCCGTGATGGGTCATGTGGGGTTTACGCCGCAAAGCGAGCACGGGCTCGGTGGGCACATGATTCAGGGCCGCGGCGATCAGCTAGACAAGCTGCTCGCTGACGCCCACGCCGTCGAAGACGCTGGCGCTTTCGCCGTTGTGCTCGAAATGGTGCCGGCCGATGCGGCTGCGCACGTAACAAAGGAGCTGCGCATTCCGACCATCGGTGTCGGCGCTGGCCCCCATGTCGATGGCCAGCTTCTGGTCTGGACCGATTGGGCAGGTCTCACTGCCGGTCGCATCCCCAAGTTCGTTCGTCAGTACGCCGACCTACGCGGTATTCTCACGGAGGCCGCGCTGGCTTTTCGTGCAGATGTCGCCGACGGAACCTACCCCGGCCCCGAGCACAGCTACTAA
- a CDS encoding bifunctional [glutamine synthetase] adenylyltransferase/[glutamine synthetase]-adenylyl-L-tyrosine phosphorylase, whose amino-acid sequence MRRERTSLTDLARIGFARLGEARDRLELLGDSGAQLLPEFAKAADPDQALTLLLGLLETAPSETRVILDSPGGAERLIRVLGASLGLADFLRRHPDQLDVLESALEHPWTAERYRDDLVEAAHSAEGERAWDAIRVRYRRHVTAITAYDLGLRDPLAGIPAVTGALADLAAAVIEASLVIARTLVPFPADEVAATKLAVIGMGKAGARELNYVSDVDVIFVVEAASSIETGRAVEIGTRLAIQTMHGITELAGEPALWDVDANLRPEGKDGALVRTLESHVAYYERWAKSWEFQALIKARAMAGDTELGRRYEEALAPLIWRSSSRENFVGGVQKMRERVTEHIPSDEVDIQLKLGPGGIRDIEFTIQLLQLVHGNSDPQVRQRGSLEALEALAEGGYIGRAEAAEFAHDYQFLRVLEHRVQLAKLTRTHLMPRDEGALRVLARASGLATTAAGILEQWAARKAAVRTLHEKLFYRPLLSAVAALPEAGLALSSEQAEARLAAIGFIDPRGALAHIAAMTTGVSRRAQIQRNLLPVMLQWFSEGADPDYGLLAFRRLSDRLGESYWYLRMLRDSSGAAKRLTEVLSGSRYVGALLERFPESAAWLENDDDLRPRMPSLLREEASALLRRHSEAEPVAAALRAARRREVLRLALGSMLDIVSIEDLGRGLSEINSMFLDGMLSAIRREPDGIEFGIIAMGRYGGGELGFGSDADVMYVYRPTTVEPEVAQRRAERIVSDLIRLTEDPQLPFELDANLRPEGRNGPIARSLESYRAYYARWSLTWEAQALLRARGVAGDAGLLRDFMAVADAVRYPESISEAEVREVKRIKARVESERLPQGADPSRHLKLGRGSLSDVEWFVQLIQLRLGAKNAGLRTPSTLDALTAAVVAEEVTESDAHMLREAWILASRIRSAITLWSAKTSDVLPTDRQQLDGVARILGYPAGSATDLEEDYLRTTRHSRAVFERRFYGVEKPFSPTI is encoded by the coding sequence ATGAGACGCGAACGCACCTCTCTTACCGACCTTGCCCGCATAGGATTCGCGCGCCTAGGGGAGGCGCGGGATCGGCTCGAGCTCCTGGGGGACTCCGGGGCGCAGCTCCTGCCGGAGTTCGCCAAGGCTGCTGACCCCGATCAGGCGCTCACTCTGTTGCTCGGGTTACTCGAGACTGCCCCAAGCGAAACCCGTGTGATTCTGGATTCGCCCGGCGGTGCCGAGAGACTCATCCGGGTGCTGGGAGCCTCCCTGGGGCTCGCAGATTTTCTGCGGCGGCATCCGGATCAGCTGGACGTTCTTGAATCCGCTCTGGAGCATCCATGGACCGCTGAACGGTATCGGGATGATCTCGTCGAGGCCGCACATTCCGCCGAGGGCGAGCGCGCGTGGGACGCGATCCGCGTGCGCTACCGCCGTCACGTCACCGCGATCACCGCTTATGACCTCGGACTGCGCGACCCTTTGGCGGGCATCCCCGCTGTCACGGGTGCCCTCGCCGATCTTGCCGCCGCCGTCATCGAGGCTTCGCTGGTTATCGCCAGGACTCTCGTGCCGTTCCCCGCAGATGAGGTAGCCGCCACCAAGCTTGCCGTTATCGGCATGGGTAAGGCTGGCGCACGCGAACTCAACTATGTGAGCGACGTCGACGTGATCTTTGTCGTCGAAGCGGCTTCGTCGATCGAGACGGGTCGCGCCGTCGAAATCGGCACGCGGCTTGCGATCCAGACCATGCACGGCATCACCGAACTCGCGGGCGAGCCTGCCCTGTGGGATGTCGACGCCAACCTGCGGCCAGAGGGCAAGGACGGCGCTTTGGTGCGCACGCTCGAATCGCATGTTGCCTATTACGAGCGGTGGGCCAAGAGCTGGGAATTTCAAGCTCTGATCAAGGCCCGTGCCATGGCGGGAGACACGGAGCTTGGCCGCCGGTACGAAGAGGCCCTAGCCCCTCTCATCTGGCGGAGTTCGTCGCGCGAGAACTTCGTCGGCGGCGTGCAAAAAATGCGCGAACGCGTCACGGAACACATCCCGTCAGACGAAGTCGATATTCAGCTAAAGCTCGGCCCCGGAGGCATCCGGGACATCGAGTTCACGATTCAGCTCCTGCAGCTTGTGCACGGCAACTCAGATCCGCAGGTTCGGCAGCGAGGCAGCCTCGAGGCGCTCGAAGCCCTCGCCGAGGGCGGCTACATCGGCCGTGCCGAGGCGGCGGAGTTCGCTCACGATTACCAGTTTCTGAGAGTGCTTGAGCACCGAGTGCAGCTCGCCAAACTCACCAGGACCCACCTCATGCCGCGCGACGAGGGCGCCCTTCGGGTGCTGGCGCGGGCCAGCGGGCTCGCGACGACGGCGGCCGGCATTCTTGAGCAATGGGCGGCCCGCAAGGCAGCCGTGCGCACCCTGCACGAGAAGCTCTTTTACCGCCCGCTACTCTCTGCGGTAGCAGCACTGCCCGAGGCGGGATTGGCGCTCAGCAGCGAGCAGGCAGAAGCACGACTCGCTGCGATCGGCTTTATTGATCCCCGCGGTGCGCTCGCCCACATTGCGGCGATGACGACCGGTGTCTCCCGGCGGGCCCAGATTCAGCGCAATCTGCTCCCCGTCATGCTTCAGTGGTTCTCCGAGGGGGCTGACCCGGACTACGGTTTGCTCGCGTTCCGGCGGCTCAGCGACCGGTTGGGGGAGTCGTACTGGTACCTGCGCATGTTGAGGGATTCCTCCGGGGCCGCCAAACGCCTCACTGAGGTTCTCTCGGGGTCGCGCTATGTCGGCGCATTGCTTGAGCGGTTTCCTGAATCGGCTGCATGGCTTGAGAACGACGACGACCTGCGCCCGAGGATGCCGTCCTTGCTGCGCGAGGAGGCCTCGGCATTGTTGCGCCGCCACTCCGAGGCGGAGCCCGTCGCGGCCGCGCTACGTGCGGCCCGCCGCCGCGAGGTGCTGCGCCTCGCTCTGGGATCGATGCTCGATATCGTTTCCATCGAGGATCTCGGCCGCGGGCTGTCCGAGATCAACAGCATGTTCCTCGACGGCATGCTGTCGGCGATTCGCCGCGAGCCCGACGGAATCGAATTCGGCATCATCGCCATGGGGCGCTACGGCGGGGGCGAACTCGGCTTCGGATCAGACGCCGACGTCATGTACGTTTACCGTCCGACCACTGTGGAGCCAGAGGTAGCGCAGCGGCGCGCGGAGCGGATTGTGTCGGACCTCATCAGGCTGACAGAAGATCCGCAGCTGCCATTCGAGCTCGATGCCAATCTGCGCCCCGAGGGTCGCAATGGTCCTATCGCCCGGTCGCTGGAGTCTTATCGGGCTTACTACGCCCGATGGTCCCTCACATGGGAAGCTCAGGCGCTTCTCCGGGCGCGAGGTGTTGCGGGAGATGCCGGACTCCTTCGTGACTTCATGGCCGTTGCCGATGCGGTTCGCTACCCGGAGTCGATCTCGGAGGCCGAGGTGCGCGAGGTCAAACGCATCAAGGCGAGGGTCGAATCGGAGCGCCTCCCGCAGGGCGCTGACCCCTCTCGTCATCTCAAGCTCGGGCGCGGTTCGCTCAGCGATGTCGAGTGGTTCGTGCAGCTCATTCAGTTGAGGCTCGGAGCAAAGAATGCCGGGCTGCGCACGCCGTCTACGCTCGATGCCCTGACCGCAGCGGTCGTTGCCGAAGAGGTGACGGAGTCGGACGCGCATATGCTGCGCGAAGCGTGGATCTTGGCCTCGCGCATCCGGTCGGCAATCACCCTGTGGTCCGCCAAGACTTCGGATGTTCTGCCCACCGACCGCCAGCAGCTCGACGGGGTGGCCCGTATCCTTGGCTATCCTGCGGGATCTGCCACGGATCTGGAGGAGGACTACCTTCGCACGACTCGGCATTCTCGGGCGGTTTTCGAACGCCGCTTCTACGGTGTGGAAAAGCCCTTTAGCCCCACGATCTAG
- a CDS encoding zinc ribbon domain-containing protein — protein MALKASPDSQAQLLALQASDTRLAQLDHQAKALPENARLAELASSLETLRQRLLTDTGAVEDARLELGRIEADVAVVEARIARDTARLETSASVKDVAGLEHELASLRRRRDDLEDIQLVVMTRLEEVEATARATKAEFDELKATASQVEAERDASLKTLASERVHAAANRQTIATKIPEDLLALYERQRSRYGLGASLLRGGVSSASGVKLNENDMARIRAAAPDDVILCPDSEAILIRTDESGI, from the coding sequence ATGGCATTGAAAGCCAGTCCCGATTCCCAAGCCCAACTTCTTGCCCTGCAGGCTAGCGATACGCGTCTTGCCCAGTTGGATCACCAAGCCAAGGCGCTGCCAGAAAACGCCAGGCTCGCCGAACTCGCGTCGTCCCTAGAGACACTCCGCCAGCGACTCCTGACCGATACGGGAGCCGTTGAAGACGCGCGCCTGGAGCTCGGACGCATTGAGGCCGATGTTGCCGTGGTCGAGGCGCGTATTGCGCGCGACACGGCACGGCTCGAGACCTCCGCCTCGGTCAAAGACGTCGCAGGCCTGGAGCATGAGCTCGCCTCCCTGCGCCGACGCCGTGACGATCTCGAAGACATTCAGCTCGTTGTTATGACGCGTCTCGAAGAAGTCGAAGCGACGGCGCGAGCTACCAAGGCCGAGTTTGACGAATTGAAGGCTACGGCGAGTCAGGTTGAGGCCGAGCGCGATGCATCACTCAAGACTCTGGCAAGCGAGCGGGTTCACGCTGCCGCAAACCGACAGACAATCGCAACGAAGATTCCTGAGGATCTTCTCGCGCTTTATGAGCGCCAGCGTTCGCGCTACGGTCTCGGTGCGTCGCTGCTGCGCGGAGGAGTCTCCTCTGCCAGTGGTGTGAAGCTCAACGAGAACGACATGGCACGCATCCGTGCCGCAGCGCCTGACGACGTCATCCTGTGCCCCGATTCTGAGGCCATCCTGATTCGCACCGACGAATCCGGCATCTGA
- a CDS encoding SPOR domain-containing protein, producing MSEWWYNTRTGEVEEGMVSPAIDRAGPFATKEEALAAPAVIAERARKWAEEESRENK from the coding sequence ATGTCCGAATGGTGGTACAACACCCGCACCGGCGAGGTTGAAGAGGGTATGGTTTCGCCTGCTATCGATCGCGCTGGCCCCTTTGCTACCAAAGAAGAGGCGCTGGCTGCTCCGGCCGTAATCGCCGAGAGAGCGCGCAAATGGGCAGAAGAGGAATCGCGCGAGAATAAGTGA
- the glnA gene encoding type I glutamate--ammonia ligase: MDKQRDFVLRTIEERGIKFIRLWFTDVVGTLKSVAIAPAEVEGAFAEGLGFDGSAIEGLTRSYEADVLAHPDPATFQILPWRGEIDPTARMFCDIMTPDGQPAVADPRNVLKRTLAKAADAGFTFYTHPEIEFYLLKSSKFGPKGPQPVDSAGYFDNVPGGTAHDFRRRSVRMLEDLGISVEFSHHEAGPGQNEIDLRYADALTTADNIMTFRTVIKEVAIEQGVYATFMPKPLSDHPGSGMHTHMSLFEGDVNAFYEAGAKYQLSKTGRHFIAGLLRHAPEITAVTNQFVNSYKRLWGGDEAPSFITWGHNNRSALVRVPLYKPNKGQSARVEYRAIDSASNPYLSFSLMLAAGLKGIEGEYELQPEAEDNVWQLSDSERRALGYSALPASLDHAISIMEDSELVAETLGEQVFNFVLLNKRQEWREYRSQVTPYELNRNLEML; encoded by the coding sequence ATGGACAAGCAGAGGGACTTTGTACTCCGCACGATCGAAGAACGCGGCATCAAGTTCATTCGCCTGTGGTTTACCGACGTAGTCGGCACGCTCAAGTCTGTCGCTATCGCGCCTGCAGAGGTCGAGGGCGCCTTCGCCGAAGGTCTCGGGTTCGACGGCTCGGCGATCGAGGGGCTAACGCGGTCGTACGAGGCCGATGTTCTCGCGCATCCTGACCCGGCGACCTTCCAGATTCTGCCGTGGCGTGGAGAGATTGATCCCACGGCACGCATGTTCTGCGACATCATGACGCCCGACGGTCAGCCAGCGGTCGCTGATCCCCGCAACGTGCTCAAGCGCACGCTCGCCAAGGCTGCTGACGCAGGGTTCACGTTCTACACGCACCCCGAGATTGAGTTCTACCTTCTCAAGAGCTCCAAGTTCGGCCCAAAGGGACCCCAGCCTGTGGATTCTGCGGGCTACTTCGACAACGTTCCCGGTGGCACGGCGCACGACTTCCGTCGCCGTTCGGTGCGCATGCTCGAAGATCTGGGCATCTCCGTTGAGTTCAGTCACCACGAGGCGGGCCCCGGTCAAAACGAAATCGACCTTCGCTACGCGGATGCGTTGACGACGGCAGACAACATCATGACGTTCCGCACGGTGATCAAAGAGGTTGCTATCGAGCAGGGCGTCTACGCCACGTTCATGCCGAAGCCACTCTCCGATCACCCAGGATCCGGCATGCATACCCACATGTCGCTCTTTGAAGGCGATGTGAACGCTTTCTATGAGGCCGGTGCCAAGTACCAGCTGTCCAAGACGGGACGCCACTTCATTGCCGGCCTGCTGCGGCACGCTCCGGAGATCACGGCCGTCACCAATCAGTTCGTCAATTCCTACAAGCGTCTTTGGGGCGGTGACGAGGCGCCGAGCTTCATCACCTGGGGCCACAACAACCGCTCAGCGCTCGTGCGAGTGCCGCTGTATAAGCCCAACAAGGGTCAGAGTGCCCGGGTCGAATACCGCGCGATTGACTCTGCTTCAAACCCGTACCTGTCCTTCTCGCTCATGCTGGCGGCCGGGCTCAAGGGCATCGAAGGCGAGTATGAGCTCCAGCCTGAGGCCGAGGACAATGTCTGGCAACTGAGTGATTCTGAGCGACGGGCGTTGGGTTACAGTGCGCTGCCAGCCAGCCTGGATCACGCGATCTCGATCATGGAAGACTCCGAACTCGTCGCGGAAACGCTGGGGGAGCAGGTCTTCAACTTCGTCTTGCTCAACAAGCGCCAGGAATGGCGCGAGTACCGCTCGCAGGTCACCCCCTACGAGCTGAATCGCAATTTGGAGATGCTCTAG
- the ppgK gene encoding polyphosphate--glucose phosphotransferase, whose translation MHDIALGIDIGGTGIKGAVVDLSTGTLVSERLKVATPPGGAPNDIVNAVREIVDQVGHLEPQTPVGICFPAVVSHGRTMSAANVSPEWIGLEAENLFEQALGRDIHFINDADAAGYAESRYGAARGVSGLVIMTTLGTGIGTAFIHDGTLIPNIELGHLEIDGIDWETVAANSAREREGLGWQEWADRLQRFYEYLERYFSPSLFIVGGGVSKSAEEFLPLLSLSTPIVAATLRNNSGIMGAAALARNPT comes from the coding sequence ATGCACGACATCGCCCTCGGAATCGACATCGGCGGCACCGGCATCAAGGGTGCCGTCGTTGACCTATCCACCGGAACGCTCGTCTCTGAGCGGCTCAAGGTTGCAACCCCGCCGGGCGGAGCGCCGAACGACATCGTCAATGCAGTTCGCGAGATCGTGGATCAGGTAGGTCATCTTGAGCCACAAACCCCTGTCGGGATTTGTTTTCCTGCCGTGGTCTCGCACGGCCGCACGATGTCTGCGGCGAATGTGTCGCCGGAGTGGATCGGGCTCGAGGCAGAGAACCTCTTCGAGCAGGCGCTCGGACGAGACATCCACTTCATCAACGACGCAGATGCTGCTGGCTACGCGGAATCTCGGTACGGGGCTGCGCGGGGCGTGAGCGGGCTCGTGATCATGACGACGCTCGGAACGGGCATCGGTACCGCCTTCATTCATGACGGCACGCTGATTCCCAATATCGAACTCGGTCACCTTGAGATTGATGGCATTGACTGGGAGACGGTTGCCGCAAACTCAGCCCGGGAACGTGAGGGGCTGGGCTGGCAGGAATGGGCCGATCGGCTCCAGCGTTTCTACGAATATCTCGAGCGGTACTTCAGCCCGAGTCTCTTCATCGTGGGCGGGGGCGTATCGAAGTCGGCAGAGGAATTCCTGCCCCTACTCTCGCTTTCGACGCCCATTGTCGCCGCGACCCTGCGCAATAACTCCGGAATCATGGGCGCGGCCGCTCTCGCCCGCAATCCCACGTAG
- the gdhA gene encoding NADP-specific glutamate dehydrogenase — protein sequence MHSVLSPALTGIYDRAVARSTGEPEFHQALREVLESIAPVVERHPEYLETGVVEGLVEPERQIMFRVPWVDDQGTVHVNRGYRVQYNSALGPYKGGLRFHPSVNLGIIKFLGFEQIFKNALTGQGIGGAKGGSDFDPHGRSNSEIMRFCQSFMSELYRHLGEHTDVPAGDIGVGAREIGFLFGQYRRLTNRHESGMFTGKGVLWGGAQVRTEATGYGAVYFMEEMLATKNEGIEGKTAIVSGSGNVAIYAIEKIQQLGGRAITASDSSGYIVDEAGIDVELLKQVKEVERGRVSDYVSRRPGSRLITDGRVWDVPAQLAFPSATQNELLLSDAQRLIANGVIAVSEGANMPTTPDAVELLQEAGVLFAPGKAANAGGVATSALEMSQNASRQRWDFSQSEDRLHSIMKDVHRSAYEAAEHYGAPGNYVVGANAAGFRRVADAMIAQGLI from the coding sequence ATGCACTCCGTACTCTCCCCTGCCCTGACCGGAATCTACGATCGAGCCGTCGCTCGTAGCACCGGCGAACCCGAGTTTCACCAGGCACTACGGGAGGTCTTGGAATCCATCGCCCCCGTTGTCGAACGTCATCCCGAGTACCTCGAGACCGGCGTCGTCGAAGGGCTCGTCGAGCCAGAGCGCCAGATCATGTTCCGCGTGCCGTGGGTCGACGACCAGGGCACGGTTCATGTCAACCGCGGCTACCGCGTGCAGTACAACTCAGCCCTTGGCCCTTACAAAGGCGGGCTGCGCTTTCACCCGAGCGTCAACCTCGGCATCATCAAATTCCTTGGCTTCGAGCAGATCTTTAAGAACGCTCTCACCGGCCAGGGCATCGGCGGCGCAAAGGGTGGATCGGACTTCGACCCTCATGGACGCTCCAACAGCGAGATCATGCGGTTCTGCCAGAGCTTCATGTCTGAGCTCTACCGGCACTTGGGTGAGCACACCGATGTGCCCGCTGGCGACATCGGCGTCGGCGCTCGCGAAATCGGCTTCCTCTTCGGGCAGTACCGCCGATTGACCAACCGCCACGAATCCGGCATGTTCACGGGTAAGGGTGTTCTCTGGGGCGGCGCGCAGGTGCGGACCGAGGCAACCGGATACGGTGCCGTCTACTTCATGGAAGAGATGCTCGCGACCAAAAACGAGGGCATCGAGGGCAAGACCGCGATCGTTTCCGGCTCGGGAAACGTAGCGATCTACGCGATCGAAAAGATTCAGCAGCTCGGCGGACGGGCGATCACCGCATCCGACTCCAGCGGATACATTGTCGACGAAGCGGGCATCGACGTCGAACTGCTCAAGCAGGTGAAAGAGGTCGAACGCGGTCGTGTCTCTGACTACGTCTCCCGTCGGCCCGGCTCGCGACTCATTACTGATGGTCGTGTGTGGGATGTTCCGGCGCAGTTGGCGTTCCCGTCTGCAACGCAGAACGAGCTTCTGCTGAGCGACGCTCAGCGCCTCATTGCCAACGGCGTGATCGCCGTTTCTGAGGGCGCCAACATGCCGACCACCCCGGATGCCGTGGAGCTTCTCCAGGAGGCCGGCGTTCTCTTCGCCCCCGGAAAGGCCGCAAACGCCGGAGGCGTCGCGACCTCGGCCCTCGAGATGAGCCAGAATGCCTCCCGTCAGCGCTGGGACTTCTCCCAAAGCGAGGACCGCCTGCACAGCATCATGAAAGACGTACATCGCTCCGCGTACGAGGCAGCCGAGCATTACGGCGCCCCCGGAAACTACGTTGTCGGCGCCAACGCGGCGGGATTCCGCCGGGTAGCAGACGCAATGATCGCTCAGGGGCTCATCTAG
- the map gene encoding type I methionyl aminopeptidase, whose translation MPTDSHGHLIPGVVSPQRQVPASIPRPEYVGKAAPTKHTGGDVYAPDEIALIRESGRIAAQAIQLVGESIRPGVTTEELDRIAHEFLVANEAYPSTLGYRGFPKSLCSSVNEVICHGIPDDTVLDNGDIVNIDITAFKNGFHGDSNYTFIVGEASQEVTDLVARTQEALARGIKAVAPGRQVNVIGRAIEAYAKRFGYGVVRDFTGHGVGAAFHSGLIIPHYDSAPQFDDIIEVGMVFTIEPMLTLGTHEWDMWPDDWTVTTKDKSITAQFEHTLVVTERGAEILTLP comes from the coding sequence ATGCCCACGGATTCACACGGTCACCTGATCCCGGGAGTGGTCTCCCCCCAACGACAGGTGCCGGCGAGTATCCCTCGGCCCGAGTATGTGGGCAAAGCAGCTCCCACAAAGCACACGGGCGGCGATGTTTACGCCCCCGACGAGATCGCCCTCATACGGGAATCCGGTCGCATTGCCGCTCAGGCAATTCAGCTCGTTGGCGAGAGCATCCGCCCCGGTGTCACGACTGAGGAGCTCGACCGTATCGCTCATGAGTTCCTGGTGGCCAACGAGGCCTACCCGTCGACGCTGGGCTACCGCGGGTTCCCCAAGTCGCTCTGCAGCTCGGTCAACGAGGTCATCTGCCACGGCATCCCCGACGACACCGTGCTCGACAACGGCGACATCGTGAACATCGACATCACCGCGTTCAAGAACGGCTTTCACGGCGACTCCAACTACACCTTCATCGTCGGAGAAGCCTCGCAAGAGGTGACAGATCTGGTCGCCCGCACGCAGGAGGCTCTAGCGCGGGGAATCAAGGCTGTCGCGCCAGGCCGTCAGGTGAACGTGATCGGTCGAGCAATCGAGGCCTACGCCAAGCGATTCGGTTACGGCGTCGTTCGGGACTTCACGGGTCACGGGGTTGGGGCAGCCTTCCACTCGGGGCTGATCATCCCGCACTACGATTCAGCGCCCCAGTTCGATGACATCATCGAGGTCGGAATGGTCTTCACCATCGAGCCGATGCTCACCCTCGGCACGCACGAGTGGGACATGTGGCCCGACGATTGGACAGTCACGACCAAGGACAAGAGCATCACGGCACAGTTCGAGCACACGCTCGTGGTGACCGAGCGTGGCGCCGAGATACTGACCCTTCCCTAA